One window of the Lactococcus lactis genome contains the following:
- the amaP gene encoding alkaline shock response membrane anchor protein AmaP yields the protein MSKGKKFIFILADLFFLTILIPILWDYFNYMNFRWELMPSSEIPYIGNHLSQYIFISSSILGALLLICLLILIFYPKTYQEVLLDDKTGNLTLKVSAIEGLVREIVSNNGYIRNPKINVTLYQAKIKIDVKGEIIPRVEIVEKTKEIEQEIKESIQNFFGINYDLKLKIKVSSLAENKSSTSRRVE from the coding sequence GTGTCAAAAGGAAAAAAATTTATTTTTATTTTGGCTGATTTATTCTTTCTCACCATTCTTATCCCCATATTATGGGATTACTTTAATTATATGAATTTTCGTTGGGAGCTTATGCCCTCATCAGAAATTCCTTACATTGGGAATCATCTTTCCCAATATATATTTATCAGCTCTTCAATTTTAGGAGCATTATTGTTAATTTGTTTGCTGATTCTTATTTTTTATCCAAAAACTTATCAGGAAGTTCTACTAGATGATAAAACAGGAAATCTAACTTTAAAAGTTTCAGCAATCGAAGGATTGGTTAGAGAAATTGTTAGTAACAACGGTTATATCAGAAATCCAAAAATCAATGTGACTTTATATCAAGCCAAAATAAAAATTGATGTTAAAGGAGAAATTATTCCCAGAGTTGAGATTGTCGAAAAAACAAAAGAAATTGAGCAAGAAATTAAAGAAAGTATCCAAAATTTCTTTGGTATAAATTATGACTTAAAATTAAAAATAAAAGTTAGCTCACTTGCTGAAAATAAAAGTTCGACAAGTCGTCGTGTAGAATAA
- a CDS encoding GlsB/YeaQ/YmgE family stress response membrane protein codes for MIWSLIVGAIIGVIAGAITNKGKSMGWIANILAGLVGSFVGQALLGSWGPSLAGMALIPSIVGAVIVVAVVSFFLGRANN; via the coding sequence ATGATTTGGTCATTAATCGTCGGAGCTATTATTGGTGTAATTGCAGGAGCAATTACAAATAAGGGCAAATCAATGGGATGGATTGCTAATATTTTAGCTGGTCTTGTTGGGTCTTTCGTCGGGCAAGCACTTTTAGGCTCTTGGGGTCCAAGTTTAGCTGGTATGGCACTTATCCCTTCTATTGTTGGTGCTGTCATCGTTGTTGCTGTCGTTTCATTCTTCTTAGGTAGAGCTAACAACTAG
- the fmt gene encoding methionyl-tRNA formyltransferase, protein MTKTKIIFMGTPQFAATVLKGLIDSNQYEILAVVTQPDRKVGRKQELRMTPVKELALTVNLPVLQPEKLSGSVEMTQIMTLLESGEVGIVTAAFGQFLPGKLLDVAQFAVNTHASLLPKYRGGAPIHYAIMNGEKEAGVTIMEMIRKMDAGDMIAQDSTPILEDDNVGTMFEKLALVGRDLLLETLPKYLSGQLKAQAQNEDEVTFSPNISPEEEKIDWNKSAREIFNKVRGMNPFPVAHTTWNGDRFKIYETKVVDDSVSNLQAGEIVEKTKKSLKVATGEGLLELLFVQPAGKPKMDIVSFLNGLGQKIQVGDKFGE, encoded by the coding sequence ATGACAAAAACAAAAATTATCTTTATGGGGACACCACAATTTGCTGCGACCGTTTTAAAAGGTTTGATTGATTCTAATCAATATGAAATTCTAGCAGTAGTGACTCAACCAGACCGTAAGGTTGGTCGGAAACAGGAATTAAGAATGACACCAGTTAAAGAACTTGCCTTAACGGTTAACTTGCCTGTTCTTCAACCAGAAAAACTTTCTGGCTCAGTAGAAATGACTCAAATCATGACGCTCCTTGAATCAGGAGAAGTTGGAATTGTGACTGCCGCCTTTGGACAATTTTTGCCAGGTAAATTATTAGATGTTGCTCAATTTGCAGTCAATACTCATGCTTCTTTACTACCAAAATATCGCGGTGGGGCACCTATTCATTATGCTATTATGAATGGCGAAAAAGAAGCTGGTGTAACCATCATGGAAATGATTCGTAAAATGGATGCCGGTGACATGATTGCTCAAGATTCTACTCCAATTCTTGAGGATGATAATGTTGGCACTATGTTTGAAAAGTTAGCCCTTGTTGGACGTGATTTGTTACTTGAAACATTGCCAAAATACCTGAGTGGCCAATTAAAAGCTCAAGCTCAAAACGAAGATGAAGTGACTTTTAGTCCTAATATTTCGCCAGAAGAAGAAAAAATCGACTGGAATAAATCTGCACGTGAAATTTTCAATAAAGTTCGTGGTATGAATCCATTCCCAGTTGCACATACCACATGGAATGGTGATCGTTTCAAGATTTATGAAACAAAAGTTGTTGATGATTCTGTCAGTAACTTACAAGCTGGTGAAATTGTGGAAAAAACGAAGAAATCATTAAAAGTTGCCACAGGTGAGGGCCTCCTTGAACTTCTTTTCGTTCAACCAGCCGGTAAACCCAAGATGGATATCGTTAGCTTTCTTAATGGCCTAGGTCAAAAAATACAGGTTGGGGATAAGTTTGGCGAATAA
- a CDS encoding VOC family protein — translation MEAKIIPSLWFDNNAKEAMNYYVSVFPNSKIKNIEYYPDEKLDEHFVGMSGKVLNGEFSLNGLDFICLDGGPIFKFNEAVSFTVTCKNQAEIDDYWSKLSHVKEAEQCGWCKDKFGISWQIIPENLGQLMAKGDKAVQVLMKQKKIIIEEFENL, via the coding sequence ATGGAAGCAAAAATTATCCCAAGCCTTTGGTTTGATAACAATGCCAAAGAAGCAATGAACTATTATGTATCTGTATTTCCAAATTCAAAAATCAAAAACATCGAATATTATCCTGATGAAAAGCTAGATGAGCATTTCGTAGGAATGTCTGGAAAAGTATTAAATGGTGAATTTAGTCTGAATGGCCTTGACTTTATCTGCCTTGATGGCGGTCCAATTTTCAAATTTAATGAAGCAGTTAGTTTTACTGTGACTTGTAAAAATCAAGCCGAAATTGATGATTATTGGTCAAAACTTTCTCATGTTAAAGAAGCCGAACAATGCGGTTGGTGCAAAGATAAATTTGGTATTTCTTGGCAAATTATTCCAGAAAATCTTGGACAGTTAATGGCAAAAGGCGATAAGGCTGTTCAAGTATTAATGAAACAAAAGAAAATTATTATCGAGGAGTTTGAAAACTTATGA
- a CDS encoding NUDIX hydrolase, translating to MFEKFDLLKHFGVYGVAIDNEKLLVIEKNSGPYQNRYDLPGGSQEVGESMFDTLEREVLEETGFTVLASTNNRLYSAWIYENDRRVVGHHIFNLFDVKLNSVAKKLPQFVADGKNDSDRAVWKSIKNLSVENSSPLVLKVIAEINNYPHADKAEIYRDWKVNYGSKNYPKPLV from the coding sequence ATGTTTGAGAAATTCGATTTATTGAAGCATTTTGGAGTCTATGGTGTGGCAATTGACAATGAGAAATTACTTGTCATTGAAAAAAATTCAGGTCCCTATCAAAATCGCTATGATTTACCTGGCGGTTCGCAAGAAGTTGGTGAATCAATGTTTGACACATTAGAGCGAGAAGTTCTTGAAGAAACAGGCTTTACGGTTCTTGCAAGTACTAATAATCGCCTGTATTCCGCTTGGATTTATGAAAATGACCGTCGAGTCGTTGGGCACCACATTTTCAATCTTTTTGATGTAAAATTAAATAGTGTAGCCAAAAAATTACCACAATTTGTTGCTGACGGAAAAAATGACTCTGACAGAGCAGTCTGGAAGTCGATTAAAAACTTGTCAGTAGAAAATTCATCTCCACTTGTCCTAAAAGTAATTGCCGAAATCAATAATTATCCCCATGCGGATAAAGCTGAAATTTACAGAGATTGGAAGGTCAACTATGGAAGCAAAAATTATCCCAAGCCTTTGGTTTGA
- a CDS encoding nuclear transport factor 2 family protein has product MQKIELFQQTIDAWLNKDIKKLLIVLSEDILWTEYFGAQYQGKAEIEKWFCQWNNPVENKVKSWTVDKYYVDNETALFTWTFRCFYEGKEGILDGISLVKFSGNKICEIQEFEQKYEKFRPFLK; this is encoded by the coding sequence ATGCAGAAAATAGAACTTTTTCAACAAACAATTGACGCATGGTTAAATAAAGACATCAAAAAGTTACTGATAGTTTTATCAGAAGATATTTTATGGACAGAATATTTCGGCGCTCAGTATCAAGGAAAAGCTGAAATTGAAAAATGGTTCTGTCAGTGGAATAATCCTGTGGAAAACAAAGTTAAGTCATGGACTGTGGATAAATATTATGTGGATAATGAGACTGCTTTATTCACATGGACTTTCCGGTGTTTTTATGAAGGTAAAGAAGGCATTCTTGATGGAATTTCTCTTGTTAAATTTTCCGGAAATAAAATTTGTGAAATTCAAGAATTTGAACAAAAATATGAAAAATTTCGGCCATTTTTGAAATGA